A region from the Microbacterium lacus genome encodes:
- the lysS gene encoding lysine--tRNA ligase: MSDTPAPADAPEPTEEDIFEQKAVRLAKRERLIADREDAAGGAYPVSLPITDTIPALRERYADLEAGEETGVTAAVAGRVVFSRNTGKLCFATLQSGDGSRIQAMVSLAAVGEESLAQWKEIVDLGDHVYVSGEVISSRRGELSIMVAEWKVAAKAILPLPNMYGELSEESRVRSRYLDLIVRDQARQTVRARAKVNASLRQTFADRGYIEVETPMLQVQHGGASARPFITHSNAFDTDLYLRIAPELFLKRAVVGGLERVFEINRNFRNEGADSTHSPEFAMLESYEAYSDYNGIADLTQDLVQNAALAVAGSTTVTWADGTEYDLGGRWDRLSMYDSLSAAAGVEVTPQTSLEDLRSLAASAGVEEPPLATHGKLVEELWEHFVKGGLVRPTFVMDFPVDTSPLVREHRSIAGVVEKWDLYVRGFELATGYSELVDPVIQRERFTEQAKLAARGDLEAMRIDEEFLRALEHGMPPSGGLGMGIDRLLMAVTGLGIRETILFPLVK, encoded by the coding sequence ATGAGCGACACGCCCGCGCCCGCCGACGCCCCCGAGCCGACCGAAGAGGACATCTTCGAGCAGAAGGCGGTGCGGCTCGCCAAGCGGGAGCGACTCATCGCGGACCGCGAGGATGCCGCCGGCGGCGCGTACCCGGTCTCGCTCCCGATCACGGACACGATCCCGGCCCTGCGCGAGCGGTACGCCGACCTGGAGGCGGGCGAGGAGACCGGCGTGACCGCTGCGGTCGCGGGCCGCGTCGTGTTCAGCCGCAACACCGGCAAGCTGTGCTTCGCGACGCTCCAGTCGGGCGATGGCAGCCGCATCCAGGCCATGGTGTCGCTGGCCGCCGTCGGTGAGGAGTCCCTCGCGCAGTGGAAGGAGATCGTCGACCTCGGCGATCACGTGTACGTGTCCGGTGAGGTGATCTCGAGCCGCCGCGGCGAGCTGTCGATCATGGTCGCCGAATGGAAGGTCGCCGCCAAGGCGATCCTGCCGCTGCCGAACATGTACGGCGAGCTCTCGGAGGAGAGCCGAGTCCGCAGCCGGTACCTCGACCTGATCGTGCGCGATCAGGCTCGGCAGACCGTCCGCGCGCGGGCGAAGGTCAATGCCTCGCTGCGCCAGACGTTCGCCGACCGCGGGTACATCGAAGTCGAGACTCCCATGCTGCAGGTGCAGCACGGCGGCGCATCGGCCCGCCCGTTCATCACGCACTCCAATGCGTTCGACACCGACCTCTACCTGCGCATCGCACCCGAGCTCTTCCTCAAGCGGGCCGTCGTCGGGGGTCTCGAGCGCGTGTTCGAGATCAACCGCAACTTCCGCAACGAAGGCGCCGACTCCACGCACAGCCCCGAATTCGCGATGCTCGAGTCCTACGAGGCCTATTCGGACTACAACGGGATCGCCGACCTGACGCAGGACCTCGTCCAGAACGCCGCGCTCGCCGTGGCCGGATCCACGACCGTGACGTGGGCGGACGGCACAGAGTACGACCTCGGCGGCCGGTGGGACCGACTCTCGATGTACGACTCCCTCTCCGCCGCCGCGGGCGTCGAGGTCACGCCGCAGACCTCGCTCGAGGATCTCCGGTCGTTGGCAGCGTCCGCCGGTGTCGAAGAGCCGCCGCTCGCGACCCACGGCAAGCTCGTCGAAGAACTCTGGGAGCACTTCGTCAAGGGTGGGCTGGTCCGACCGACGTTCGTGATGGACTTCCCGGTCGACACGAGCCCCCTCGTCCGCGAGCATCGCTCGATCGCGGGCGTCGTCGAGAAGTGGGATCTGTACGTCCGCGGATTCGAGCTCGCAACCGGATACTCCGAGCTCGTGGACCCGGTGATCCAGCGTGAGCGGTTCACCGAGCAGGCCAAGCTCGCCGCCCGCGGCGACCTCGAGGCGATGCGCATCGACGAGGAGTTCCTGCGTGCGCTCGAACACGGGATGCCGCCCTCGGGCGGGCTCGGCATGGGGATCGATCGCCTGCTCATGGCCGTCACGGGGCTCGGCATCCGCGAGACGATCCTCTTCCCGCTGGTCAAGTGA
- a CDS encoding DUF3180 domain-containing protein: MKRTGAGLLLVSAALGVAAGFLLDQALTAGGRATFTPSVTLPIFLVLLGAVVIALALPIRRATKGTLKAPVNPFWALRIAMLAKASSIVGAVVTGLAGGLAIFLLTRPVPPSVGSMGAVIATAVCGAALVAAGLYAEHLCTIRKDDDDEQPGLDASPDHR, from the coding sequence GTGAAGCGCACCGGCGCCGGTCTTCTCCTCGTCTCCGCCGCCCTCGGCGTCGCCGCGGGGTTCCTGCTCGATCAGGCCCTGACGGCGGGCGGTCGGGCGACCTTCACGCCCTCCGTCACCCTGCCGATCTTCCTCGTGCTCCTCGGCGCGGTCGTGATCGCACTTGCCCTGCCGATCCGCCGGGCGACCAAGGGCACACTCAAGGCCCCGGTGAACCCGTTCTGGGCGCTGCGGATCGCGATGCTCGCGAAAGCGTCGAGCATCGTCGGCGCCGTGGTGACGGGTCTCGCCGGCGGTCTCGCGATCTTCCTGCTGACCCGGCCCGTCCCGCCGTCGGTAGGCTCGATGGGCGCCGTCATCGCGACCGCGGTGTGCGGTGCGGCCCTCGTGGCGGCCGGCCTGTACGCGGAGCACCTCTGCACGATCCGGAAGGACGACGATGACGAACAGCCCGGACTCGATGCCTCCCCCGACCACCGCTGA
- a CDS encoding O-antigen ligase family protein translates to MTTSARTRAVRARLGEWWAGAWRWALMAAGAGLGVFLLLDRGISNGVVTAAVIGLLVIGVVLTGSAPMAIPLLSMPALFVVERVGFGAGDLTASDVALAAAFGTAVLLGKRPLSEPMKQLLWFNLAYQFATLFTVIVNPNIANTVEWFHAWLLISGALVVGWALGRAGLAKAALGLIVGTGCVLAVGTIATGLYQFAHLNFAAVYPVWPWSMHKNFAGTAMAFSAAIAYLRPEWAGLSDVWMKRALWLLGIAIVLTQSRQALIGLMVVVVIAVARRGVTGRSRLTLLWIIPAIWLVVSMVIDQINSQNQHNSVFQRLDWLREVYAFWKHSPLFGHGLRFWYYNPDVPYQPPQAELEVLASAGLVGLAGFVVMWIGILVVLWRVDPRYGTLALALPLSRLVQGQFDLFWTAVQTSIPFVIAGICLGALALSQERGPTTALAASPALSSAPRGARVTATGPGSRR, encoded by the coding sequence ATGACCACGAGCGCACGCACCCGTGCCGTCCGCGCTCGCCTCGGTGAGTGGTGGGCCGGGGCGTGGCGATGGGCCCTCATGGCCGCCGGCGCAGGTCTCGGCGTCTTCCTCCTGCTCGACCGGGGGATCTCCAACGGCGTGGTGACCGCCGCGGTCATCGGCCTTCTCGTGATCGGAGTGGTCCTCACCGGCAGCGCCCCGATGGCCATCCCCCTGCTGAGCATGCCCGCGCTGTTCGTCGTCGAGCGGGTGGGTTTCGGAGCAGGGGACCTCACCGCGTCGGATGTCGCCCTGGCCGCGGCATTCGGGACGGCGGTGCTTCTCGGCAAGCGGCCGTTGAGCGAGCCCATGAAGCAGTTGCTGTGGTTCAACCTGGCCTACCAGTTCGCCACGCTCTTCACCGTCATCGTCAACCCGAACATCGCGAACACCGTGGAGTGGTTCCATGCGTGGCTTCTCATCTCGGGCGCGCTCGTCGTGGGATGGGCGCTCGGCCGAGCGGGGCTTGCCAAGGCGGCTCTGGGGCTCATCGTGGGGACCGGGTGCGTTCTGGCCGTCGGGACGATCGCGACGGGGCTCTATCAGTTCGCCCACCTGAACTTCGCGGCCGTGTACCCGGTCTGGCCGTGGTCGATGCACAAGAACTTCGCCGGCACGGCCATGGCGTTCTCGGCTGCCATCGCGTACCTGCGGCCGGAGTGGGCCGGGCTGTCCGACGTCTGGATGAAGCGCGCCCTCTGGCTGCTGGGTATCGCGATCGTGCTCACCCAGTCGCGTCAGGCCCTCATCGGACTCATGGTCGTCGTCGTCATCGCGGTCGCACGGCGCGGCGTCACCGGTCGCTCGCGCCTCACCCTGCTGTGGATCATCCCCGCGATCTGGCTCGTGGTCTCGATGGTGATCGACCAGATCAACTCGCAGAATCAGCACAACTCGGTCTTCCAGCGACTGGACTGGCTGAGAGAGGTGTACGCGTTCTGGAAGCACTCCCCGCTGTTCGGTCACGGGCTGCGCTTCTGGTACTACAACCCCGATGTGCCCTACCAGCCGCCGCAGGCCGAACTCGAGGTCTTGGCGTCAGCGGGGCTCGTCGGGTTGGCCGGTTTCGTGGTCATGTGGATCGGCATCCTCGTCGTGCTCTGGAGGGTAGACCCCCGCTACGGAACGCTGGCGCTGGCGCTGCCGCTCAGCCGGCTCGTCCAGGGTCAGTTCGACCTCTTCTGGACGGCGGTGCAGACCTCGATCCCGTTCGTGATCGCCGGAATCTGTCTGGGGGCGCTCGCTCTGAGTCAGGAGCGAGGTCCGACCACCGCCCTCGCCGCCTCCCCCGCGCTCTCCTCCGCCCCGCGCGGCGCACGCGTCACCGCGACAGGGCCAGGCAGCCGGCGCTGA
- the folK gene encoding 2-amino-4-hydroxy-6-hydroxymethyldihydropteridine diphosphokinase has protein sequence MNRRLAHGFDSEHENVPRPPVRAVVGLGSNLGDRVATLDAALAELQRLPLVDDVRASAPVESVAVTPDGPDAERPAYLNAVALVQTRLAPSVLLAFLQAIETRHGRERRERWGDRTLDLDLIAYGDVVSRDAHLTLPHPRAAERDFVLVPWLSLDPDAEIPGAGRVEDLLAQLRSTA, from the coding sequence ATGAACCGACGACTCGCTCACGGATTCGACTCCGAGCACGAGAACGTTCCGCGCCCGCCGGTCCGAGCCGTCGTCGGGCTGGGGTCCAACCTCGGCGACCGCGTCGCGACCCTCGACGCCGCGCTCGCCGAACTGCAGCGGCTGCCCCTCGTGGACGACGTCCGCGCCTCGGCGCCGGTGGAGTCCGTCGCGGTCACGCCCGACGGACCAGACGCCGAGCGCCCGGCGTATCTGAACGCGGTCGCGCTCGTGCAGACCCGGCTCGCGCCGTCGGTGCTGCTGGCCTTCCTGCAGGCGATCGAGACCAGGCACGGCCGCGAGCGTCGCGAGCGGTGGGGCGACCGGACACTCGATCTCGATCTCATCGCGTACGGCGACGTGGTCAGCCGCGACGCCCACCTCACGCTGCCGCACCCGCGCGCCGCTGAGCGCGACTTCGTCCTCGTGCCGTGGCTGTCCCTCGATCCGGATGCCGAGATCCCCGGCGCCGGACGCGTGGAGGACCTGCTCGCCCAGCTGCGGAGCACCGCGTGA
- a CDS encoding 2-nitropropane dioxygenase: METAIPLSVRLRIGRAAVQTIAGRAGVDVLHIKGDAVDPSLRPDVQGGTDIDVLIRPAHVPAMDRALRAYGWTLYSTFANGSPFAHAQTYTHPVWGYVDVHRLFPGIGREAGSAFELLWQDRGSAVFAETDCAVPSVTAQATVLVLNAARGRSDALEDLRRVWFDADEHARARIDALVTELDARTAFDAAIGQLERHRGERDYRLWKAVSENGTRLAEWRGRLAAARTLRARVLLVAKAPLVNTEHLAHELGRRPRAGDVLVEFFARPARGVREVLRRRGDGS; the protein is encoded by the coding sequence ATGGAGACGGCGATCCCCCTGAGCGTGCGCTTGCGTATCGGTCGGGCCGCCGTGCAGACCATCGCCGGCCGAGCCGGCGTGGACGTGCTCCACATCAAGGGCGACGCGGTCGATCCTTCGTTGCGGCCCGACGTGCAGGGAGGCACCGACATCGACGTCCTGATCCGGCCCGCGCACGTGCCCGCGATGGACCGGGCGCTGCGGGCGTACGGGTGGACGCTGTACAGCACGTTCGCCAACGGCTCGCCTTTCGCCCACGCGCAGACCTACACGCATCCGGTGTGGGGGTACGTCGATGTCCACCGCCTGTTCCCCGGCATCGGCCGCGAGGCGGGCTCGGCGTTCGAGCTGCTCTGGCAGGACCGAGGATCGGCGGTGTTCGCGGAGACGGACTGCGCGGTGCCCAGCGTGACGGCGCAGGCGACCGTGCTGGTGCTCAATGCCGCGCGGGGACGCTCCGACGCCCTGGAGGATCTGCGCCGTGTCTGGTTCGATGCGGACGAGCACGCGCGGGCGCGCATCGACGCGCTCGTGACCGAGCTCGATGCGCGCACGGCGTTCGACGCCGCGATCGGTCAGCTCGAGCGCCACCGTGGTGAACGCGACTACCGCCTGTGGAAGGCCGTCTCCGAGAACGGCACCCGGCTGGCCGAGTGGCGGGGCAGGCTGGCGGCTGCCCGGACGCTGCGTGCCCGGGTGCTCCTGGTTGCCAAGGCGCCGCTGGTGAACACCGAGCATCTCGCTCACGAGCTCGGAAGACGTCCGCGCGCGGGCGACGTCCTGGTCGAATTCTTCGCGCGGCCGGCGCGCGGCGTCCGTGAAGTCCTCCGACGCCGGGGTGACGGATCGTGA
- a CDS encoding PqqD family protein, giving the protein MTLRIPSGLGVDVVGDTVYVAPLPDGPIAVLEGIAALIWSEADGRGRDEVVAALAEATGEQAEAIGQTVQDFVDDLVARGLLAED; this is encoded by the coding sequence GTGACGCTGCGGATCCCCTCGGGCCTCGGCGTCGACGTCGTGGGCGACACCGTGTACGTCGCGCCGCTCCCGGACGGACCGATCGCCGTACTGGAGGGCATCGCGGCCCTGATCTGGTCGGAGGCGGACGGACGTGGCCGTGACGAGGTCGTCGCCGCGCTCGCCGAGGCGACCGGCGAGCAGGCCGAGGCGATCGGCCAGACGGTTCAGGACTTCGTGGACGATCTCGTCGCACGGGGCCTGCTCGCGGAGGACTGA
- a CDS encoding DUF4192 family protein produces MTTIVKAASAAQFLSLIPKMLGYLPTQSLVLVPFSGKRSIGAMRFDLPSDADAEDIARVAATFIGMVCRLPEADAVAAIAYTDEYFAGRGLPHADLFDALEDRADACGLRMNDALSVAADGWGSHFDPACPAGGRPLAELAAEPRGAEDLTVTDGDQASGAELPRVDLAEKERTARAVASLDAAARLLCGQGEPFADDHARIDPQALAAACVLDDLPTLFEEALDWDAESLAPFDAAALAWCLMRPALRDIALVQWCRGMNAGDEAFDAQLRWEAGEEYPAHLAMQMWGEGERPDPDRLLAALTLLRRIAAAVPRDARAGVLATCGWLAWALGRSTHAERYAVLACEIEPEHGLSEIVRSFVHAGHLPDWAFRRV; encoded by the coding sequence ATGACCACGATCGTCAAGGCCGCGAGCGCGGCGCAGTTCCTGTCCCTCATTCCGAAGATGCTCGGCTACCTCCCGACGCAGAGCCTCGTCCTCGTTCCCTTCTCCGGCAAGCGCAGCATCGGAGCGATGCGCTTCGACCTGCCTTCCGACGCCGATGCGGAAGACATCGCCCGCGTCGCGGCGACCTTCATCGGCATGGTGTGCCGGCTGCCCGAAGCCGACGCCGTCGCCGCGATCGCCTACACGGACGAGTACTTCGCCGGCCGGGGACTGCCGCACGCGGATCTGTTCGACGCGCTCGAGGACCGCGCCGACGCGTGCGGTCTGCGCATGAACGACGCGTTGAGCGTCGCCGCCGACGGGTGGGGTTCGCACTTCGATCCCGCGTGCCCTGCGGGCGGGCGCCCGCTGGCGGAGCTGGCCGCCGAGCCCCGCGGCGCCGAGGACCTGACCGTCACCGACGGCGATCAGGCCTCCGGTGCGGAGCTCCCGCGCGTCGACCTCGCCGAGAAGGAGCGCACCGCGCGAGCGGTCGCATCCCTGGATGCCGCGGCGCGCCTGCTGTGCGGCCAGGGCGAGCCCTTCGCAGATGACCACGCCCGGATCGATCCGCAGGCGCTCGCCGCGGCGTGCGTGCTGGATGATCTGCCGACGCTGTTCGAGGAGGCGCTCGACTGGGATGCCGAGAGTCTCGCCCCGTTCGATGCTGCGGCTCTGGCCTGGTGTCTCATGCGCCCGGCGTTGCGCGACATCGCCCTCGTGCAGTGGTGCCGGGGGATGAACGCCGGGGATGAGGCCTTCGATGCTCAGCTGCGCTGGGAAGCCGGGGAGGAGTACCCCGCACACCTGGCGATGCAGATGTGGGGAGAGGGCGAACGGCCGGATCCCGACCGACTCCTCGCGGCGCTCACTCTCTTGCGGCGTATTGCGGCGGCGGTTCCGCGCGATGCGCGCGCCGGAGTGCTCGCGACGTGCGGATGGCTCGCTTGGGCGCTCGGCAGGTCGACCCACGCCGAGCGGTACGCGGTCCTCGCGTGCGAGATCGAACCCGAGCACGGGCTCTCCGAGATCGTGCGATCGTTCGTGCACGCCGGGCACCTGCCGGACTGGGCGTTCCGGCGGGTCTGA
- the cls gene encoding cardiolipin synthase — protein MITVTFDATWWLILVFITDLVIRVAAIIIVPRNRRPTAATAWLLAIYFIPFVGVLLFLLIGNPRLPRKRRRKQEQINSYIQETSEHLDFGTLRPNAPGWFTSLVTLNRNLGAMPLAGDNSAHLISEYQQSLDAMADAIREAERYIHVEFYILQSDKSTDNFFRAMEEVAARGVTVRVLLDHWANRGKPFYKKTLKRLDAMGAQWHLMLPVQPLKGRYQRPDLRNHRKLLVVDGRVAFTGSQNVTDSTYNLSKNIKRGLHWVDLMARIEGPVVASVNAVFLSDWFSETDEVLTDEIDLFDVKSGPGDLDCQIIPSGPGFEFQNNLKLFAGLLYAAQRKIIIVSPYFVPDEALLLAITTACQRGIHVELFVSEEGDQAMVYHAQRSYYEALLRAGVQIWMYRKPYILHSKSMTIDDEVAIIGSSNMDMRSFGLNMEISMLVRGEEFVREMRDVEAQYRALSRQLTLEEWEKQPLRSTVLDNLARLTSALQ, from the coding sequence GTGATCACTGTCACGTTCGATGCGACGTGGTGGCTCATCCTCGTCTTCATCACCGACCTGGTCATCCGCGTCGCCGCGATCATCATCGTGCCGCGCAACCGCCGGCCGACGGCCGCGACCGCCTGGCTTCTGGCGATCTACTTCATCCCGTTCGTCGGTGTTCTGCTGTTCCTCCTGATCGGCAACCCGCGGCTGCCGCGGAAGCGGCGCCGCAAGCAGGAGCAGATCAACTCCTACATCCAGGAGACAAGCGAGCACCTCGACTTCGGCACCCTCCGGCCGAATGCGCCGGGGTGGTTCACGTCGCTCGTGACGCTCAACCGCAACCTGGGCGCGATGCCGCTCGCCGGCGACAACTCGGCCCACCTGATCTCGGAGTACCAGCAGAGTCTGGATGCGATGGCGGACGCCATCCGAGAGGCGGAGCGCTACATCCACGTGGAGTTCTACATCCTGCAGTCCGATAAGTCGACCGACAATTTCTTCCGGGCGATGGAGGAAGTCGCCGCGCGCGGGGTGACGGTCCGCGTGCTGCTGGACCATTGGGCGAACCGCGGCAAGCCGTTCTACAAGAAGACCCTCAAGCGCCTGGACGCCATGGGTGCCCAGTGGCATCTCATGCTCCCGGTCCAACCTCTCAAGGGGAGGTACCAGCGCCCCGACCTGCGCAATCACCGCAAGCTCCTCGTCGTGGACGGCCGGGTCGCGTTCACCGGCTCGCAGAACGTGACCGATTCGACGTACAACCTGAGCAAGAACATCAAGCGGGGCCTGCACTGGGTGGACCTCATGGCGCGGATCGAAGGACCCGTCGTGGCGTCCGTCAACGCGGTGTTCCTCTCGGACTGGTTCAGCGAGACGGACGAGGTGCTCACGGACGAGATCGACCTGTTCGACGTCAAGAGCGGACCGGGCGACCTCGACTGCCAGATCATCCCGTCCGGACCAGGCTTCGAGTTCCAGAACAATCTCAAGCTGTTCGCCGGGCTGCTCTACGCCGCCCAGCGCAAGATCATCATCGTCAGTCCGTACTTCGTTCCGGATGAGGCGCTGCTCCTGGCGATCACGACGGCCTGCCAGCGCGGCATCCACGTCGAGCTCTTCGTCTCCGAGGAGGGCGACCAGGCGATGGTCTATCACGCGCAGCGCAGTTACTACGAGGCCTTGCTGCGCGCCGGCGTGCAGATCTGGATGTACCGCAAGCCCTACATCCTGCACAGCAAGTCGATGACGATCGACGACGAGGTCGCCATCATCGGTTCCAGCAACATGGACATGCGCTCGTTCGGTCTCAACATGGAGATCTCGATGCTTGTGCGCGGCGAGGAGTTCGTGCGCGAGATGCGCGACGTGGAGGCGCAGTACCGTGCGCTCAGCCGACAGCTGACCCTCGAGGAATGGGAGAAGCAGCCGCTGCGCTCGACGGTGCTGGACAACCTCGCGCGGCTCACGAGCGCACTGCAGTAG
- a CDS encoding PH domain-containing protein: MTEPDAPRAVAAPTLTDGEWHRLHPLTPLFRGGLFLVVVAGIVIANLRDRLVFLFLPWFDDDIDRDIREFESGGDPVDFIIANNLYLVAGLALLGILAVLIGLFYLSWRFHTFRITGDDVEVRSGVLFRTHRRAPLDRVQGVNLTRPMLARLVGMAKLEVVGAGLDANVKLEYLSTGNAEAVRADILRLASGSRQARAERVDPGIVSRRAAAASVVSAGITGLIEGAEEPVSEPESVVHIPVGRLIASRLLSSSTLWLVAITVAIVVGSIAGTPWVLFTLIPALLGFGAYWVRTITRSLRYSIAPTPSGVRITFGLFTTITEILPPGRVHAIEVQQSLLWRPFGWWAITVNRLSGRGLSDGTTDQFTTVLPVGTRSDVERVLRLLLLDLPEAEWPLVFEHGLLGPREADPYTNTPRRARLLRLLSWRRNGFQLSPDVLLMRRGAIWRTLAVFPLARLQSIGLEQGPLDRALRVASVRAHTIAGRVSGRLGIIDRDAALELFGTAEAAVIHAAARDHTHRWAQGEASDPEGGAGMDPRTDPLEVPR; this comes from the coding sequence GTGACCGAACCGGACGCGCCGCGCGCCGTGGCGGCACCGACCCTCACGGACGGGGAGTGGCACCGCCTGCATCCGCTCACCCCGCTCTTCCGGGGTGGGCTGTTCCTCGTCGTGGTCGCGGGCATCGTGATCGCGAACCTGCGCGACCGTCTCGTCTTCCTCTTCCTGCCGTGGTTCGACGACGACATCGATCGCGACATCCGCGAATTCGAGTCCGGCGGCGACCCCGTCGACTTCATCATCGCGAACAACCTCTACCTGGTCGCGGGCCTCGCCCTCCTCGGCATCCTCGCGGTGCTGATCGGGCTCTTCTACCTCTCGTGGCGCTTCCACACGTTCCGGATCACCGGCGACGACGTCGAAGTGCGCAGCGGCGTGCTGTTCCGCACCCATCGCCGCGCGCCGCTGGATCGGGTGCAGGGCGTCAATCTGACCCGGCCCATGCTCGCCCGGCTCGTCGGCATGGCCAAGCTCGAGGTCGTCGGCGCCGGACTGGACGCGAACGTGAAGCTCGAATACCTGTCGACGGGCAACGCGGAGGCCGTGCGCGCGGACATCCTTCGGCTCGCCTCGGGGAGCCGGCAGGCGCGGGCCGAACGGGTGGATCCTGGAATCGTCTCGCGGCGCGCGGCGGCGGCATCCGTGGTGAGCGCCGGGATCACCGGACTCATCGAGGGCGCGGAAGAGCCCGTGAGCGAGCCCGAGTCGGTCGTCCACATCCCCGTCGGCCGGCTCATCGCCTCGCGGCTGCTGAGCTCCTCTACGCTGTGGCTCGTCGCGATCACCGTGGCGATCGTCGTGGGATCGATCGCGGGGACGCCGTGGGTGCTGTTCACCCTCATTCCCGCGCTCCTCGGATTCGGGGCCTACTGGGTGCGGACGATCACACGATCGCTCCGGTATTCGATCGCCCCGACCCCCTCGGGGGTGCGCATCACGTTCGGCCTCTTCACCACGATCACCGAGATCCTGCCGCCCGGGCGCGTGCACGCGATCGAGGTGCAGCAGTCGCTGCTGTGGCGCCCGTTCGGCTGGTGGGCGATCACGGTGAACCGACTGTCCGGGCGGGGCCTGTCGGACGGGACCACCGACCAGTTCACGACGGTACTGCCGGTCGGCACGCGCTCCGACGTCGAGCGGGTGCTGCGGCTTCTGCTGCTCGACCTCCCCGAGGCGGAGTGGCCCCTCGTCTTCGAGCACGGACTGCTCGGTCCGCGCGAAGCCGACCCGTACACGAACACGCCGCGCCGCGCGCGACTGCTGCGGCTCCTTTCCTGGCGCCGCAACGGCTTCCAGCTGTCACCCGACGTCCTCCTGATGCGCCGTGGGGCGATCTGGCGCACGCTCGCGGTGTTCCCGCTCGCCCGCCTGCAGAGCATCGGGCTCGAGCAGGGCCCGCTCGACCGGGCGTTGCGCGTCGCGAGCGTGCGCGCCCACACGATTGCGGGGCGCGTCTCGGGACGGCTGGGGATCATCGATCGGGATGCCGCGCTCGAGCTGTTCGGGACCGCCGAAGCGGCGGTGATCCACGCGGCCGCGCGGGACCACACCCACCGGTGGGCGCAGGGAGAGGCATCGGACCCCGAGGGCGGCGCGGGGATGGACCCGAGGACGGATCCGCTGGAGGTGCCGCGGTGA
- a CDS encoding DUF2520 domain-containing protein, protein MRRDGRLGVGVIGAGRVGPVIGAALGGAGHAIVGITRGADEERAEAVLPGVPRFDALEVVRRSELVVIAVPHDELPGLVSGLAELGAWQAGQLVLHTDPAYGTGVLGPASARGSIPLAVHPAVTFTGTSMDLRQLAHAYAAVTAPAAVLPIAQALAVELGCEPVVVAEEARPAYAEALATATEFSRSIVRQSTDLLAGAGVPEPGRYLSALVHSAVDQALSDAGSGAPGALEP, encoded by the coding sequence GTGAGGCGGGACGGTCGGCTCGGGGTCGGCGTCATCGGCGCCGGTCGCGTGGGGCCCGTGATCGGCGCCGCGCTCGGGGGCGCCGGACACGCGATCGTCGGCATCACCCGCGGCGCGGATGAGGAGCGCGCGGAGGCCGTCCTCCCTGGCGTCCCCAGGTTCGATGCCCTGGAGGTCGTCCGCCGCAGTGAGCTCGTGGTGATCGCCGTGCCGCACGACGAGCTCCCCGGGCTCGTGTCCGGACTCGCCGAGTTGGGCGCGTGGCAGGCCGGGCAGCTGGTCCTGCACACCGATCCGGCGTACGGCACCGGTGTCCTGGGTCCGGCATCCGCCCGCGGCTCGATCCCGCTGGCAGTGCACCCCGCCGTCACCTTCACCGGCACGTCGATGGATCTGCGCCAGCTCGCCCACGCGTACGCCGCCGTGACCGCGCCTGCCGCGGTGCTGCCGATCGCCCAGGCGCTCGCGGTGGAGCTCGGCTGCGAACCGGTCGTCGTCGCCGAGGAGGCTCGGCCGGCGTACGCCGAGGCGCTCGCCACCGCCACAGAGTTCTCGCGCTCGATCGTGCGGCAGTCCACTGATCTGCTCGCGGGCGCCGGCGTGCCCGAGCCCGGCCGCTACCTGTCGGCGCTCGTGCATTCGGCGGTCGATCAAGCGCTCTCGGATGCCGGGTCGGGGGCCCCGGGAGCCCTCGAGCCCTGA
- a CDS encoding PH domain-containing protein, translating to MTNSPDSMPPPTTADRSPSAPAEGQATASVFDRDTYDAVREPRAAGRLPLGDGTWHQLARQYVWVQLISTGVAMLVVAAAAIAASLLWHQLWVWIPAGVFLVILIWTMAITPRQARAYGYQLRRDDLVFRRGILWQRVVAVPYGRMQLVDITHGPLDRGFGIAQLKLVTAAASTGVVIPGLTQAAAEQLRDTLVDVAESRRTGL from the coding sequence ATGACGAACAGCCCGGACTCGATGCCTCCCCCGACCACCGCTGATCGCTCGCCGTCCGCCCCGGCGGAGGGCCAGGCGACGGCATCCGTCTTCGATCGCGACACGTACGACGCGGTCCGCGAACCCCGTGCGGCGGGGCGGCTGCCACTCGGCGACGGCACCTGGCACCAGCTGGCCCGGCAGTACGTGTGGGTGCAGCTGATCTCCACCGGCGTCGCGATGCTCGTCGTCGCCGCCGCTGCGATCGCCGCCAGCCTGCTGTGGCACCAGCTCTGGGTGTGGATCCCTGCCGGCGTGTTCCTGGTGATCCTGATCTGGACGATGGCGATCACCCCGCGGCAGGCCCGGGCGTACGGCTACCAGCTGCGCCGCGACGATCTCGTGTTCCGTCGCGGGATCCTGTGGCAGCGCGTCGTGGCCGTCCCCTACGGCCGCATGCAGCTCGTCGACATCACGCACGGACCGCTCGATCGAGGCTTCGGAATCGCGCAGCTCAAGCTCGTGACGGCGGCGGCCTCGACCGGCGTCGTCATCCCGGGGTTGACGCAAGCCGCCGCCGAACAGCTGCGCGACACGCTCGTGGACGTCGCCGAGTCGCGCCGGACGGGCCTGTGA